In Oncorhynchus keta strain PuntledgeMale-10-30-2019 chromosome 19, Oket_V2, whole genome shotgun sequence, a single genomic region encodes these proteins:
- the LOC127909542 gene encoding BCL-6 corepressor-like protein 1 isoform X17: MNRSRGTRGRCGTLTSWIQNIISTTLLSVFLSFFLSSPLSCLLPPLSLSSSPRPCPISLLLSFFLSSPLSYLLPPLFLPLLSPVLSPSSSLSFFLSSPLSFLLSFFLPLLSPVLSPSSSLSFFLSSPLSFLLSFFLPLLSPVLSPSSSLSSSPLPCPISFLLSFFLSSPLSYLLPPLFLSSSPLPCPISFLLSFFLSSPLSYLLPPLFLSSSPLPCPISFLLSFFLPHLAPVLSPSSSLSSSPRPCPISFLLSFFLSSPLSYLLPPLFLSSSPRPCPISFLLSFFLSSPLSYLLPPLFLPHLAPVLSPSSSLSSSPRPCPISFLLSFFLSSPLSYLLPPLFLPLLAPVLSPSSSLSPFPPFSPPPSRFPSRPEQHALLWLVKRNQVRCFSEVWSPSTSYCVVNSVSRHTSTAGMKDSVRCYYCTTVVYCCCFCVRITSN, encoded by the exons ATGAATCGCAGTAGAG GAACAAGAGGACGATGTGGGACTCTGACATCATGGATCCAAAATATCatctccactaccctcctgtctgtctttctttctttcttcctctcctctcccctgtcctgtctccttcctcctctctctctttcttcctctcctcgcccctgtcctatctccctcctcctctctttcttcctctcctctcccctgtcctatctccttcctcctctctttcttcctctcctctcccctgtcctatctccttcctcctctctctctttcttcctctcctcacccctgtccttcctcctctctttctttcttcctctcctctc ccctgtcctatctccttcctcctctctttctttcttcctctcctcacccctgtccttcctcctctctttctttcttcctctcctctcccctgtcctatctccttcctcctctctttcttcctctcctctcccctgtcctatctccttcctcctctctttcttcctctcctctcccctgtcctatctccttcctcctctctttctttcttcctctcctctcccctgtcctatctccttcctcctctctttcttcctctcctctcccctgtcctatctccttcctcctctctttctttcttcctctcctctcccctgtcctatctccttcctcctctctttctttcttcctcacCTCGCCCCTGTCctatctccttcctcctctctttcttcctctcctcgcccctgtcctatctccttcctcctctctttcttcctctcctctcccctgtcctatctccttcctcctctctttctttcttcctcacCTCGCCCCTGTCctatctccttcctcctctctttcttcctctcctcgcccctgtcctatctccttcctcctctctttcttcctcaccTCGCCCCTGTCctatctccttcctcctctctttcttcctcac cTCGCCCCTGTCctatctccttcctcctctctttcttcctctcctcgcccctgtcctatctccttcctcc tctctttcttcctctcctcgcccctgtcctatctccttcctcctctctctctcccttccccccattctccccccctccctctcgctttcCCTCTCGTCCTGAACAGCACGCCTTGCTGTGGCTGGTCAAACGGAACCAAGTCAGGTGTTTCAGTGAGGTTTGGTCCCCTTCAACCAGCTACTGCGTCGTGAACTCAGTCAGCAGACATACATCCACAGCGGGAATGAAAGACAGTGTACGctgctactactgtactactgtagtctactgctgCTGTTTTTGTGTCCGAATCACGTCAAATTAG
- the LOC127909542 gene encoding proline-rich protein 36-like isoform X34 codes for MNRSRGTRGRCGTLTSWIQNIISTTLLSVFLSFFLSSPLSCLLPPLSLSSSPRPCPISLLLSFFLSSPLSYLLPPLFLPLLAPVLSPSSSLSSSPRPCPISFLLSFFLSSPLSYLLPPLFLSSSPRPCPISFLLSFFLSSPLSYLLPPLFLPHLAPVLSPSSSLSSSPRPCPISLLLSFFLSSPLSYLLPPLFLPHLAPVLSPSSSLSSSPRPCPISFLLSFFLSSPLSYLLPPFSFFLSSPLSYLLPPFFLPLLAPVLSPSSFLFLPLLAPVLSPSSSLSPFPPFSPPPSRFPSRPEQHALLWLVKRNQVRCFSEVWSPSTSYCVVNSVSRHTSTAGMKDSVRCYYCTTVVYCCCFCVRITSN; via the exons ATGAATCGCAGTAGAG GAACAAGAGGACGATGTGGGACTCTGACATCATGGATCCAAAATATCatctccactaccctcctgtctgtctttctttctttcttcctctcctctcccctgtcctgtctccttcctcctctctctctttcttcctctcctcgcccctgtcctatctccctcctcctctctttcttcctctcctctcccctgtcctatctccttcctcctctctttcttcctctc CTCGCCCCTGTCctatctccttcctcctctctttcttcctctcctcgcccctgtcctatctccttcctcctctctttcttcctctcctctcccctgtcctatctccttcctcctctctttctttcttcctcacCTCGCCCCTGTCctatctccttcctcctctctttcttcctctcctcgcccctgtcctatctccttcctcctctctttcttcctcaccTCGCCCCTGTCctatctccttcctcctctctttcttcctcaccTCGCCCCTGTcctatctccctcctcctctctttcttcctctcctcgcccctgtcctatctccttcctcctctctttcttcctcaccTCGCCCCTGTCctatctccttcctcctctctttcttcctctcctcgcccctgtcctatctccttcctcctctctttcttcctctcctcgcccctgtcctatctccttcctcctttctctttcttcctctcctcgcccctgtcctatctccttcctcctttctttcttcctctcctcgcccctgtcctgtctccttcctcctttctctttcttcctctcctcgcccctgtcctatctccttcctcctctctctctcccttccccccattctccccccctccctctcgctttcCCTCTCGTCCTGAACAGCACGCCTTGCTGTGGCTGGTCAAACGGAACCAAGTCAGGTGTTTCAGTGAGGTTTGGTCCCCTTCAACCAGCTACTGCGTCGTGAACTCAGTCAGCAGACATACATCCACAGCGGGAATGAAAGACAGTGTACGctgctactactgtactactgtagtctactgctgCTGTTTTTGTGTCCGAATCACGTCAAATTAG
- the LOC127909542 gene encoding proline-rich protein 36-like isoform X20, translated as MNKRTMWDSDIMDPKYHLHYPPVCLSFFLPLLSPVLSPSSSLSFFLSSPLSYLPPPLFLPLLSPVLSPSSSLSSSPLPCPISFLLSLFLPLLTPVLPPLFLSSSPLPCPISFLLSFFLPLLTPVLPPLFLSSSPLPCPISFLLSFFLSSPLSYLLPPLFLPLLSPVLSPSSSLSFFLSSPLSYLLPPLFLPLLAPVLSPSSSLSSSPLPCPISFLLSFFLPHLAPVLSPSSSLSSSPRPCPISFLLSFFLTSPLSYLLPPLFLPHLAPVLSPSSSLSSSPRPCPISFLLSFFLSSPLSYLLPPFSFFLSSPLSYLLPPFFLPLLAPVLSPSSFLFLPLLAPVLSPSSSLSPFPPFSPPPSRFPSRPEQHALLWLVKRNQVRCFSEVWSPSTSYCVVNSVSRHTSTAGMKDSVRCYYCTTVVYCCCFCVRITSN; from the exons AT GAACAAGAGGACGATGTGGGACTCTGACATCATGGATCCAAAATATCatctccactaccctcctgtctgtctttctttctttcttcctctcctctcccctgtcctgtctccttcctcctctctctctttcttcctctcctcgcccctgtcctatctccctcctcctctctttcttcctctcctctcccctgtcctatctccttcctcctctctttcttcctctcctctcccctgtcctatctccttcctcctctctctctttcttcctctcctcacccctgtccttcctcctctctttctttcttcctctcctctc ccctgtcctatctccttcctcctctctttctttcttcctctcctcacccctgtccttcctcctctctttctttcttcctctcctctcccctgtcctatctccttcctcctctctttcttcctctcctctcccctgtcctatctccttcctcctctctttcttcctctcctctcccctgtcctatctccttcctcctctctttctttcttcctctc CTCGCCCCTGTCctatctccttcctcctctctttcttcctctcctcgcccctgtcctatctccttcctcctctctttcttcctctcctctcccctgtcctatctccttcctcctctctttctttcttcctcacCTCGCCCCTGTCctatctccttcctcctctctttcttcctctcctcgcccctgtcctatctccttcctcctctctttcttcctcaccTCGCCCCTGTCctatctccttcctcctctctttcttcctcac cTCGCCCCTGTCctatctccttcctcctctctttcttcctctcctcgcccctgtcctatctccttcctcctctctttcttcctctcctcgcccctgtcctatctccttcctcctttctctttcttcctctcctcgcccctgtcctatctccttcctcctttctttcttcctctcctcgcccctgtcctgtctccttcctcctttctctttcttcctctcctcgcccctgtcctatctccttcctcctctctctctcccttccccccattctccccccctccctctcgctttcCCTCTCGTCCTGAACAGCACGCCTTGCTGTGGCTGGTCAAACGGAACCAAGTCAGGTGTTTCAGTGAGGTTTGGTCCCCTTCAACCAGCTACTGCGTCGTGAACTCAGTCAGCAGACATACATCCACAGCGGGAATGAAAGACAGTGTACGctgctactactgtactactgtagtctactgctgCTGTTTTTGTGTCCGAATCACGTCAAATTAG
- the LOC127909542 gene encoding proline-rich protein 36-like isoform X29, which yields MNKRTMWDSDIMDPKYHLHYPPVCLSFFLPLLSPVLSPSSSLSFFLSSPLSYLPPPLFLPLLSPVLSPSSSLSSSPLPCPISFLLSLFLPLLTPVLPPLFLSSSPLPCPISFLLSFFLPLLTPVLPPLFLSSSPLPCPISFLLSFFLSSPLSYLLPPLFLPLLSPVLSPSSSLSFFLSSPLSYLLPPLFLPLLSPVLSPSSSLSFFLSSPLSYLLPPLFLPLLAPVLSPSSSLSSSPRPCPISFLLSFFLSSPLSYLLPPFSFFLSSPLSYLLPPFFLPLLAPVLSPSSFLFLPLLAPVLSPSSSLSPFPPFSPPPSRFPSRPEQHALLWLVKRNQVRCFSEVWSPSTSYCVVNSVSRHTSTAGMKDSVRCYYCTTVVYCCCFCVRITSN from the exons AT GAACAAGAGGACGATGTGGGACTCTGACATCATGGATCCAAAATATCatctccactaccctcctgtctgtctttctttctttcttcctctcctctcccctgtcctgtctccttcctcctctctctctttcttcctctcctcgcccctgtcctatctccctcctcctctctttcttcctctcctctcccctgtcctatctccttcctcctctctttcttcctctcctctcccctgtcctatctccttcctcctctctctctttcttcctctcctcacccctgtccttcctcctctctttctttcttcctctcctctc ccctgtcctatctccttcctcctctctttctttcttcctctcctcacccctgtccttcctcctctctttctttcttcctctcctctcccctgtcctatctccttcctcctctctttcttcctctcctctcccctgtcctatctccttcctcctctctttcttcctctcctctcccctgtcctatctccttcctcctctctttctttcttcctctcctctcccctgtcctatctccttcctcctctctttcttcctctcctctcccctgtcctatctccttcctcctctctttctttcttcctctc CTCGCCCCTGTCctatctccttcctcctctctttcttcctctc cTCGCCCCTGTCctatctccttcctcctctctttcttcctctcctcgcccctgtcctatctccttcctcctctctttcttcctctcctcgcccctgtcctatctccttcctcctttctctttcttcctctcctcgcccctgtcctatctccttcctcctttctttcttcctctcctcgcccctgtcctgtctccttcctcctttctctttcttcctctcctcgcccctgtcctatctccttcctcctctctctctcccttccccccattctccccccctccctctcgctttcCCTCTCGTCCTGAACAGCACGCCTTGCTGTGGCTGGTCAAACGGAACCAAGTCAGGTGTTTCAGTGAGGTTTGGTCCCCTTCAACCAGCTACTGCGTCGTGAACTCAGTCAGCAGACATACATCCACAGCGGGAATGAAAGACAGTGTACGctgctactactgtactactgtagtctactgctgCTGTTTTTGTGTCCGAATCACGTCAAATTAG
- the LOC127909542 gene encoding proline-rich protein 36-like isoform X21, whose protein sequence is MNKRTMWDSDIMDPKYHLHYPPVCLSFFLPLLSPVLSPSSSLSFFLSSPLSYLPPPLFLPLLSPVLSPSSSLSSSPLPCPISFLLSLFLPLLTPVLPPLFLSSSPLPCPISFLLSFFLPLLTPVLPPLFLSSSPLPCPISFLLSFFLSSPLSYLLPPLFLPLLSPVLSPSSSLSFFLSSPLSYLLPPLFLPLLSPVLSPSSSLSFFLSSPLSYLLPPLFLPLLAPVLSPSSSLSSSPRPCPISFLLSFFLTSPLSYLLPPLFLPHLAPVLSPSSSLSSSPRPCPISFLLSFFLSSPLSYLLPPFSFFLSSPLSYLLPPFFLPLLAPVLSPSSFLFLPLLAPVLSPSSSLSPFPPFSPPPSRFPSRPEQHALLWLVKRNQVRCFSEVWSPSTSYCVVNSVSRHTSTAGMKDSVRCYYCTTVVYCCCFCVRITSN, encoded by the exons AT GAACAAGAGGACGATGTGGGACTCTGACATCATGGATCCAAAATATCatctccactaccctcctgtctgtctttctttctttcttcctctcctctcccctgtcctgtctccttcctcctctctctctttcttcctctcctcgcccctgtcctatctccctcctcctctctttcttcctctcctctcccctgtcctatctccttcctcctctctttcttcctctcctctcccctgtcctatctccttcctcctctctctctttcttcctctcctcacccctgtccttcctcctctctttctttcttcctctcctctc ccctgtcctatctccttcctcctctctttctttcttcctctcctcacccctgtccttcctcctctctttctttcttcctctcctctcccctgtcctatctccttcctcctctctttcttcctctcctctcccctgtcctatctccttcctcctctctttcttcctctcctctcccctgtcctatctccttcctcctctctttctttcttcctctcctctcccctgtcctatctccttcctcctctctttcttcctctcctctcccctgtcctatctccttcctcctctctttctttcttcctctc CTCGCCCCTGTCctatctccttcctcctctctttcttcctctc CTCGCCCCTGTCctatctccttcctcctctctttcttcctctcctcgcccctgtcctatctccttcctcctctctttcttcctcaccTCGCCCCTGTCctatctccttcctcctctctttcttcctcac cTCGCCCCTGTCctatctccttcctcctctctttcttcctctcctcgcccctgtcctatctccttcctcctctctttcttcctctcctcgcccctgtcctatctccttcctcctttctctttcttcctctcctcgcccctgtcctatctccttcctcctttctttcttcctctcctcgcccctgtcctgtctccttcctcctttctctttcttcctctcctcgcccctgtcctatctccttcctcctctctctctcccttccccccattctccccccctccctctcgctttcCCTCTCGTCCTGAACAGCACGCCTTGCTGTGGCTGGTCAAACGGAACCAAGTCAGGTGTTTCAGTGAGGTTTGGTCCCCTTCAACCAGCTACTGCGTCGTGAACTCAGTCAGCAGACATACATCCACAGCGGGAATGAAAGACAGTGTACGctgctactactgtactactgtagtctactgctgCTGTTTTTGTGTCCGAATCACGTCAAATTAG
- the LOC127909542 gene encoding proline-rich protein 36-like isoform X6, producing the protein MNRSRGTRGRCGTLTSWIQNIISTTLLSVFLSFFLSSPLSCLLPPLSLSSSPRPCPISLLLSFFLSSPLSYLLPPLFLPLLSPVLSPSSSLSFFLSSPLSFLLSFFLPLLSPVLSPSSSLSFFLSSPLSFLLSFFLPLLSPVLSPSSSLSSSPLPCPISFLLSFFLSSPLSYLLPPLFLSSSPLPCPISFLLSFFLSSPLSYLLPPLFLPLLAPVLSPSSSLSSSPRPCPISFLLSFFLSSPLSYLLPPLFLPHLAPVLSPSSSLSSSPRPCPISLLLSFFLSSPLSYLLPPLFLPHLAPVLSPSSSLSSSPRPCPISFLLSFFLSSPLSYLLPPFSFFLSSPLSYLLPPFFLPLLAPVLSPSSFLFLPLLAPVLSPSSSLSPFPPFSPPPSRFPSRPEQHALLWLVKRNQVRCFSEVWSPSTSYCVVNSVSRHTSTAGMKDSVRCYYCTTVVYCCCFCVRITSN; encoded by the exons ATGAATCGCAGTAGAG GAACAAGAGGACGATGTGGGACTCTGACATCATGGATCCAAAATATCatctccactaccctcctgtctgtctttctttctttcttcctctcctctcccctgtcctgtctccttcctcctctctctctttcttcctctcctcgcccctgtcctatctccctcctcctctctttcttcctctcctctcccctgtcctatctccttcctcctctctttcttcctctcctctcccctgtcctatctccttcctcctctctctctttcttcctctcctcacccctgtccttcctcctctctttctttcttcctctcctctc ccctgtcctatctccttcctcctctctttctttcttcctctcctcacccctgtccttcctcctctctttctttcttcctctcctctcccctgtcctatctccttcctcctctctttcttcctctcctctcccctgtcctatctccttcctcctctctttcttcctctcctctcccctgtcctatctccttcctcctctctttctttcttcctctcctctcccctgtcctatctccttcctcctctctttcttcctctc CTCGCCCCTGTCctatctccttcctcctctctttcttcctctcctcgcccctgtcctatctccttcctcctctctttcttcctctc CTCGCCCCTGTCctatctccttcctcctctctttcttcctctcctcgcccctgtcctatctccttcctcctctctttcttcctcaccTCGCCCCTGTCctatctccttcctcctctctttcttcctcaccTCGCCCCTGTcctatctccctcctcctctctttcttcctctcctcgcccctgtcctatctccttcctcctctctttcttcctcaccTCGCCCCTGTCctatctccttcctcctctctttcttcctctcctcgcccctgtcctatctccttcctcctctctttcttcctctcctcgcccctgtcctatctccttcctcctttctctttcttcctctcctcgcccctgtcctatctccttcctcctttctttcttcctctcctcgcccctgtcctgtctccttcctcctttctctttcttcctctcctcgcccctgtcctatctccttcctcctctctctctcccttccccccattctccccccctccctctcgctttcCCTCTCGTCCTGAACAGCACGCCTTGCTGTGGCTGGTCAAACGGAACCAAGTCAGGTGTTTCAGTGAGGTTTGGTCCCCTTCAACCAGCTACTGCGTCGTGAACTCAGTCAGCAGACATACATCCACAGCGGGAATGAAAGACAGTGTACGctgctactactgtactactgtagtctactgctgCTGTTTTTGTGTCCGAATCACGTCAAATTAG
- the LOC127909542 gene encoding proline-rich protein 36-like isoform X15 translates to MNKRTMWDSDIMDPKYHLHYPPVCLSFFLPLLSPVLSPSSSLSFFLSSPLSYLPPPLFLPLLSPVLSPSSSLSSSPLPCPISFLLSLFLPLLTPVLPPLFLSSSPLPCPISFLLSFFLPLLTPVLPPLFLSSSPLPCPISFLLSFFLSSPLSYLLPPLFLPLLSPVLSPSSSLSFFLSSPLSYLLPPLFLPLLAPVLSPSSSLSSSPRPCPISFLLSFFLSSPLSYLLPPLFLPHLAPVLSPSSSLSSSPRPCPISLLLSFFLSSPLSYLLPPLFLPHLAPVLSPSSSLSSSPRPCPISFLLSFFLSSPLSYLLPPFSFFLSSPLSYLLPPFFLPLLAPVLSPSSFLFLPLLAPVLSPSSSLSPFPPFSPPPSRFPSRPEQHALLWLVKRNQVRCFSEVWSPSTSYCVVNSVSRHTSTAGMKDSVRCYYCTTVVYCCCFCVRITSN, encoded by the exons AT GAACAAGAGGACGATGTGGGACTCTGACATCATGGATCCAAAATATCatctccactaccctcctgtctgtctttctttctttcttcctctcctctcccctgtcctgtctccttcctcctctctctctttcttcctctcctcgcccctgtcctatctccctcctcctctctttcttcctctcctctcccctgtcctatctccttcctcctctctttcttcctctcctctcccctgtcctatctccttcctcctctctctctttcttcctctcctcacccctgtccttcctcctctctttctttcttcctctcctctc ccctgtcctatctccttcctcctctctttctttcttcctctcctcacccctgtccttcctcctctctttctttcttcctctcctctcccctgtcctatctccttcctcctctctttcttcctctcctctcccctgtcctatctccttcctcctctctttcttcctctcctctcccctgtcctatctccttcctcctctctttctttcttcctctc CTCGCCCCTGTCctatctccttcctcctctctttcttcctctcctcgcccctgtcctatctccttcctcctctctttcttcctctc CTCGCCCCTGTCctatctccttcctcctctctttcttcctctcctcgcccctgtcctatctccttcctcctctctttcttcctcaccTCGCCCCTGTCctatctccttcctcctctctttcttcctcaccTCGCCCCTGTcctatctccctcctcctctctttcttcctctcctcgcccctgtcctatctccttcctcctctctttcttcctcaccTCGCCCCTGTCctatctccttcctcctctctttcttcctctcctcgcccctgtcctatctccttcctcctctctttcttcctctcctcgcccctgtcctatctccttcctcctttctctttcttcctctcctcgcccctgtcctatctccttcctcctttctttcttcctctcctcgcccctgtcctgtctccttcctcctttctctttcttcctctcctcgcccctgtcctatctccttcctcctctctctctcccttccccccattctccccccctccctctcgctttcCCTCTCGTCCTGAACAGCACGCCTTGCTGTGGCTGGTCAAACGGAACCAAGTCAGGTGTTTCAGTGAGGTTTGGTCCCCTTCAACCAGCTACTGCGTCGTGAACTCAGTCAGCAGACATACATCCACAGCGGGAATGAAAGACAGTGTACGctgctactactgtactactgtagtctactgctgCTGTTTTTGTGTCCGAATCACGTCAAATTAG
- the LOC127909542 gene encoding proline-rich protein 36-like isoform X38: MNKRTMWDSDIMDPKYHLHYPPVCLSFFLPLLSPVLSPSSSLSFFLSSPLSYLPPPLFLPLLSPVLSPSSSLSSSPLPCPISFLLSLFLPLLTPVLPPLFLSSSPLPCPISFLLSFFLPLLTPVLPPLFLSSSPLPCPISFLLSFFLSSPLSYLLPPLFLPLLSPVLSPSSSLSFFLSSPLSYLLPPLFLPLLSPVLSPSSSLSFFLSSPLSYLLPPLFLPLLAPVLSPSSSLSSSPRPCPISFLLSLSSSPRPCPISFLLSLSSSPRPCPISFLLSFFLSSPLSCLLPPFSFFLSSPLSYLLPPLSLPSPHSPPLPLAFPLVLNSTPCCGWSNGTKSGVSVRFGPLQPATAS; this comes from the exons AT GAACAAGAGGACGATGTGGGACTCTGACATCATGGATCCAAAATATCatctccactaccctcctgtctgtctttctttctttcttcctctcctctcccctgtcctgtctccttcctcctctctctctttcttcctctcctcgcccctgtcctatctccctcctcctctctttcttcctctcctctcccctgtcctatctccttcctcctctctttcttcctctcctctcccctgtcctatctccttcctcctctctctctttcttcctctcctcacccctgtccttcctcctctctttctttcttcctctcctctc ccctgtcctatctccttcctcctctctttctttcttcctctcctcacccctgtccttcctcctctctttctttcttcctctcctctcccctgtcctatctccttcctcctctctttcttcctctcctctcccctgtcctatctccttcctcctctctttcttcctctcctctcccctgtcctatctccttcctcctctctttctttcttcctctcctctcccctgtcctatctccttcctcctctctttcttcctctcctctcccctgtcctatctccttcctcctctctttctttcttcctctc CTCGCCCCTGTCctatctccttcctcctctctttcttcctctc CTCGCCCCTGTCctatctccttcctcctctctttcttcctctcctcgcccctgtcctatctccttcctcct ctctctttcttcctctcctcgcccctgtcctatctccttcctcctttctctttcttcctctcctcgcccctgtcctatctccttcctcctttctttcttcctctcctcgcccctgtcctgtctccttcctcctttctctttcttcctctcctcgcccctgtcctatctccttcctcctctctctctcccttccccccattctccccccctccctctcgctttcCCTCTCGTCCTGAACAGCACGCCTTGCTGTGGCTGGTCAAACGGAACCAAGTCAGGTGTTTCAGTGAGGTTTGGTCCCCTTCAACCAGCTACTGCGTCGTGA